One stretch of Pseudomonadota bacterium DNA includes these proteins:
- a CDS encoding efflux RND transporter periplasmic adaptor subunit yields the protein MIRESDDSMTETDQPGNVHTSSLREVIERHENLRKAYLEIEHECNNIRDDLKKAHKIRLFVTFFIILVFVAAGLYEWKRIHHAGSHANKSAVGRKKGSSVTTHAVKSGPISESIALEGTLKPGEAVNIVCPFDGIVKGKHFQYGEYVKRGQPLLELDISDIEVKYDGAKTDYIKAADKVKNMRDWENSDDVMKAKRSLSRSNMILEAQKKTFQATEGLFKEGIVSETEYENARQQYSSSKLDYDNAVDELKNARTKGTGNYLEVAALDMKSAKIKFDELKKQLDRANVTAPLDGVVVLPSSGDKDKKDKRIDKGVSFTRGETLVTIGNIENLSVHVDVDEMEVLKVKNGQDVTVTGNAFPGIMLKGKVSGISSQATQDEAQKGPPSFRVVVVLDGLPQSVTEKIRLKGMSQSVNEKIRLGMSADVKILTYSKTDALAVPVKAVAEEGGNYFLTVKDKGTGQTKKVKVETGITTPDLVEIINGIKEGDEVLIEE from the coding sequence ATCTTGAAATTGAACATGAATGCAACAACATCAGGGATGATTTGAAAAAGGCACATAAGATACGCCTTTTTGTTACATTTTTTATTATTCTGGTATTTGTTGCGGCCGGTTTGTATGAATGGAAGAGAATACACCACGCCGGAAGTCATGCCAATAAAAGTGCAGTCGGAAGGAAGAAAGGATCATCTGTGACAACACATGCAGTAAAGTCCGGACCGATATCGGAAAGTATCGCCCTGGAAGGAACCTTAAAACCCGGCGAAGCAGTAAATATAGTATGCCCCTTTGATGGGATTGTAAAAGGCAAACACTTTCAGTACGGAGAATATGTGAAAAGAGGTCAGCCACTGTTAGAACTGGATATATCAGATATTGAGGTTAAATATGACGGGGCAAAGACAGACTACATAAAGGCAGCCGACAAAGTAAAAAATATGCGGGACTGGGAAAACAGTGATGACGTAATGAAGGCTAAGCGCTCCCTTTCCAGATCGAATATGATCTTGGAAGCTCAAAAAAAGACTTTTCAGGCTACCGAAGGTCTGTTTAAAGAAGGAATTGTTTCCGAAACAGAGTATGAAAATGCAAGACAACAATATTCAAGTTCCAAACTTGACTATGATAATGCAGTTGATGAATTGAAAAACGCAAGGACAAAAGGAACCGGGAATTATCTTGAAGTAGCTGCACTGGATATGAAAAGCGCTAAAATAAAATTTGATGAATTAAAAAAACAACTTGATCGGGCGAATGTGACTGCGCCCTTGGATGGTGTTGTTGTCCTGCCTTCTTCCGGAGATAAAGACAAAAAAGATAAAAGGATTGATAAAGGCGTTTCCTTCACCCGCGGAGAGACACTTGTCACAATAGGAAATATCGAGAACCTTTCCGTTCACGTTGATGTAGATGAAATGGAAGTGCTGAAAGTAAAAAACGGTCAGGATGTTACAGTAACAGGAAATGCCTTCCCCGGCATAATGCTTAAAGGGAAGGTATCCGGCATATCATCACAGGCAACACAGGATGAGGCACAGAAAGGTCCTCCTTCCTTCAGAGTGGTTGTTGTTCTCGACGGACTTCCGCAATCAGTCACAGAAAAAATCCGTCTCAAGGGGATGTCCCAATCGGTGAATGAAAAGATACGCCTTGGTATGTCTGCTGATGTTAAAATATTGACCTACTCAAAAACTGATGCTCTTGCCGTTCCTGTCAAGGCGGTTGCAGAGGAGGGCGGGAATTATTTTCTAACTGTGAAAGATAAGGGGACAGGGCAGACAAAAAAAGTAAAAGTTGAGACCGGCATTACTACCCCGGATTTAGTGGAAATTATCAACGGTATAAAAGAAGGCGATGAGGTGCTGATTGAGGAATGA